From Pedobacter indicus, a single genomic window includes:
- a CDS encoding SusF/SusE family outer membrane protein produces the protein MKRTYLTINSLLILVFVGIITLASCKKVEHGIDESIVSISGTTPGSALLGSTLKVDLVANNISNLTLSIVPPEGGESLYSETIDNAENKYILSHEIAVPVDEAWLGEHLIKVSYSAAGGNVEKTKAITFVEGDPVFFLVGGSTGAGWEPSAAIPMKMYQTGEDDVSKDKFEIFVYLVAADGGFKFLPTQDGWEGGLGDAGDGKLTAEEGDNNLTVDEDGFYRLRIDKEALTYEILKTKWGIIGDATAGGWDADTDMTFVGGKGSYTWTITTNLTAGEMKFRANDDWAINMGGTEGNLTQGGSNIAIADAGNYTINLHMDPSGYKAEIKKN, from the coding sequence ATGAAACGAACATATTTAACGATTAACAGCTTGCTTATCCTGGTTTTTGTAGGGATAATCACCTTGGCTTCATGCAAGAAAGTAGAGCATGGAATCGATGAGTCTATCGTGTCGATCAGTGGAACGACACCGGGTTCTGCACTTTTAGGTTCTACGTTGAAAGTCGATCTTGTAGCGAACAATATCAGTAACCTGACGCTTTCAATTGTACCCCCAGAAGGTGGAGAGAGTCTTTATTCAGAAACGATAGACAATGCAGAAAATAAATATATTTTAAGTCACGAAATAGCTGTTCCTGTTGATGAAGCGTGGTTGGGCGAACACTTGATTAAAGTAAGTTATTCAGCGGCAGGCGGTAATGTAGAAAAAACGAAAGCTATTACCTTCGTTGAGGGTGACCCGGTGTTTTTCCTGGTGGGCGGATCAACCGGAGCGGGATGGGAACCATCTGCAGCGATTCCGATGAAGATGTATCAAACCGGTGAGGACGACGTGAGTAAAGATAAATTTGAAATCTTTGTCTATCTGGTAGCGGCTGACGGAGGATTTAAGTTCTTGCCGACGCAAGATGGCTGGGAAGGTGGCCTTGGAGATGCGGGCGATGGAAAATTGACTGCCGAAGAAGGCGATAATAACTTAACAGTTGATGAGGATGGTTTTTACAGGTTGCGGATCGATAAAGAGGCACTGACTTATGAAATCTTAAAAACGAAGTGGGGTATTATTGGCGATGCAACGGCAGGCGGTTGGGATGCGGATACCGATATGACATTTGTTGGTGGAAAGGGTAGTTATACCTGGACCATAACAACCAATCTTACTGCAGGAGAGATGAAGTTCAGAGCAAACGATGATTGGGCCATCAATATGGGTGGAACGGAAGGCAATTTGACTCAGGGTGGAAGTAATATTGCCATAGCAGATGCTGGTAATTACACGATTAACTTACACATGGATCCAAGCGGATACAAAGCGGAGATCAAGAAAAATTAA